In Besnoitia besnoiti strain Bb-Ger1 chromosome I, whole genome shotgun sequence, the genomic window gtatgtatgtataaatgtgtgtatgtatacacatGGGAAGGTGTGCGTGAGCTGTAGTAGCctgtggaggcgaggggCTGGCGGAGGGTTCACCGCTGCCCGCCTGGCTGCGCGTGAGGCGGAAGTCGTCTGACACTTCACAGTGCTTCGGGTGCTTCGTGTCGCAGTCCGCCGGCCGCTGTCGTCATTTCTgaagcgccagcgcagcgcgtACCGACTAGGCGAGCGCGTGCGAATTGTGGGCGGCGAGCTCCAGGGCATGCGCGGAAAGATTGGAGAACGCAGGCAGGACCCTGaggatgacgacgacgaagagtcAGTCGAAGTTATCCTCGAGGACAAGACACTCGGCGCCATCATGCTCCCGGTACGTTGCTGCAGGCATTTaaatacgtatatatatatatatatatatatatatatatacatacatgtacatGAAATGCTGATGTGggtgtatatgcatatatatatatatatatttatatgcagATATAGGATGATAAGTTTCACAGTTGGGTCTCAGCGAGAAGTGCTTTGAGAAAGAATCCAGAGCTGCGGTTCTTCAGCAGGCCTCGGAGTTTCGTGTCCTTTGCATGTTCATtcttttcgcttttttcaTGCCTTCAGACGAGCCACGTCGTGAAAGACTTGCAGCTGGGCGAGAACGTGCGCGCAGTGGGGGGCGTCAACGCAGGGCACAGCGGTTTGATTACGTCGATCGATTTCACCAAGCAGACGGCGActgtcttctcgccgtcAGCAGGCCTCGAGGTTAGCAGAAATTTCGCTGACAGCAAGAGTCGAGAGCTCTCTCGCAGCACCCTGAGACAGGCTTGTCCGTGTTCACGCCCCTACCTGTGTATCCTCTGCATtggcagagaaaaaggcagAACCTGTATACGCTTATTTATGTACATGCGtgtagatatacatataaacgctggtatggatgTGGTTCTACGCGGTCCATGCATACAGTGTAGCTCATTCCCATTTCGTACCATCTCTTGGTGCAGATCTAGCTTATATCTGTATTGGTTTCGTGAATGGGTGCCGGAGAACAAGGTATGTGGCCTCACACGTCTTTTTTGTCTGCTGCTTGGGTggagcctctgcggcgtgtgAGCTCAAAGGAGGCATTTGGAGGACTTGTTCATGGGCGCGACCTGGCTGGAAATCTCTCGCTTGCCCCCTCAGTCCGTTGTGTTCACCTTTTTCGTTCGTGTTTGCATCGTTTCCGCGCTTGACCACACCCAGCGCCGTGCCTCTTGGTGTCACCGCCTCTTTTCAATCTGTTTGCTTTTCTTGTGCAGTTTACATGCGGTCTGGAGTCTCTGACAGCGGCGCCGGACTCGGGCCTTGGCGAAGAGGGCTTGTCTTCGGTGCGGGGCTTTCACTTGGGGGACTTTGTCGAGTTGacgggcggcgagaagggcgtgCTGGTTTTCATCGATAAGAACCAGTCCTCGATTCGACTCCTCCTGCCCTCGAACTCCACcgtcgcggcgaccgcggcgcaaCTTGCCTCCAAGAGAAGCACCGACCTTCTCACGGCTcaggacgaggcgcgggcgacaaTTGAGAAAGGCGCGTCGGTGGTCATCTCTAAGCAGCAAGGCATCCTGCCTTCcttcgcgagcgcagcgcccgGCGGGTCCTACGTGGGCACCACGCTGGGCAACCTGCTCGGGATCCCCacgaccgcggtcggaggGGGCCTTGGAGCCCAAAACCCGCAGGGCCCAGGAGGGGCGGGGACTGGGGGCGTGGGCCTCAAGGGCGCACACGCAAAGGTGCTGCACGTCTGGAAAGACCGGGTCTTCCTCAAAGTGatcgggcgccgcgagaaCGGCGGAATCATCGCCGTCGACGCGAAGCACGTCCGCCTCTCAGGAACGCACGCCTTCCGGTCGAACTTCCCGCAGGATGCCTTCTCCCGAAACGCGGGTCAAGACCCCACACATATCCTTGGAGCcggacgcggtcgcgcccttgccatgcgcggcggcctcggcggatggggtcgcggccgaggcggcggagggggcggcTTCCGCAGAAATCCGTACCTTGGGAAACTCGTCAAGATCATGAAGGGAAGATACAGAGGACTCATGGCGACTGTCCGACGCGTCGAGCAAACTGAACTTCAGTAAGAGAGGAGAACCACGCGACGAGCAAGAGAAGAGGGAAACCGTTCTCACCTGatcctgcgcagctgccctGTCTCTACTCCTCGTTTTGCACCTTGGggttcttctctgcgtttttGATATATCGGAGTGTGTCTCTATGCCTATCGGCCTCCTCTTTCATGAGCTGCCTTTCCCGTTGTTTTCTTCGTTGCCCGCTCAGCGTGTTGCTGCAGATGAAGGAGCAGGAGCTCAAGATCCCCAAGTGCGACGTCCAGTTGATTGAGTCCGGCAGAGACTACCAGAGTAAGCGCGCAGAAGGAGCATGTGCGTGAGGCTGGATATTGAAACAGAGCTTCAGGCATCATTTCTGTGGTGCCTGCCACGCTAACTCGCACTCGCATGTGCCTCCATGAAACACTGAATCCGAgacgcgcgtctcttcttgcCCTTCTGCCGCCCCGACCCCGTCCCCGCACTGACACGAGCCGCGTTTCGAGTTTGAGCTGCCTGCACAGTGGGGACATCCTCCCGGCAATTTTGCAGAGTGCAGACTCGAGGCTGTgtgctcgtcttcgccttctgcgcgccttcaggCTTTGTGGGTCGTatggcggccgcgccgccaccttCCCTCGacgggctgccgccgctcgcgacgggcgcgccgcatgcagcggggGCTGCCGGGGCGTCGGCTACGGGCGTGGGGCCAGTGGAGACGTCTTCTCTGTTgggctctgtctccgcgtccccCGCCCGGACGCGGTCGCTCACGCCGATCTCCTCCTCCACGGcgttcgcgccgccctcgctctcttcgcacCCTAGCTTTGCGCGCCAGATGGAGAAAGACGGGGGGCAGGCCTCCTGCTTCTTCGACGCAACTGGCGGCTCCGCCGTGGGCAGcgtccgcagaggcagcgtcGCCAGTTCCTTCCGAATCGACGACGGCTCCAGCGCTGACGGCGCGCTTCTCACGCCccgagacgacgaggccaTGTACGGAAACCCAGCCGGCGGTGCCTGTATCCATGGAGAAACGTGGAAACTGATGAAACCGACTCCGCGTGGACTGCCAAATATATggatatacacatatatctACACGCATGCGTATCCGCGTCGATCTTCCACAGCTCTCCTACCTAATcacgtgcatatatatatatatatatatatatatatatatatttatatatatatggccGCATCGGCGTGAGGGGTATAAGCGTCGAGGAGGTGCAGAGCAAGGGCAGCAGCGTCCGCATGTCGCTGTTTTTGTTTTCTTTGCAGCTCGAATTCGTCTATGTCCATGAGCATGACGAACATGTCGATTTCGACGGCGAGCCCGGGCCGCAAGCCCCCCGACTGGTGCTGTCCGGGCGTCGAGGTCTGCGTTACAGCTGGAACTGGCGGCTACCGCGGAAAAATTGTAAGTTTTCGAATCTCAGAAAGTTGCGAGTTTCCAAATCTGAAGCTCTTGCAGCCGCCCGAAAAGCTCGCTGCCAGCTGACGAGGATGCGCGTCGGCAAGTGCAGCCTGTggtggcgcgcgcaggcgcgtgaggGCAGGTCTTCCACCCCacggcgcgaccgcgcccaAACGCTTCACGCTCAGAGGGGGGTCTTACGGCGTTCACCTGTGCGCTTCGCCGATGTTGGCACGTGTTTGGGGGACGTTCTACAGCGATTGCTCACTCTTTTAGTCGGCGTGTGCCGCTGCGTTTCGCAGGGAGTCATCGGCCAGATTCTCCCTCAGGACGATCATCTGCTCTGCCACGTGTACATCGGCGACGAAGACCTCATTGCGATTGCAGCGGAGAGCCTGTCGCCGGTCATTCCTTCGCAGCCCGATCCAAACAAGGTGCGAAAACGGGGCGTGACAAGCCGTCGGCTAGAGGAAGAGACATgctggcgcagagggcggggggggagggggggggggaaggaggggAAGGGCATGGCGGCAGGGTTCTGCGTCGTTTGTCTTTGCTCGGTTGCGAGCGCCTCATATGCGCCGATGTGCCTGGTGTCTTCTCTTGGGCTCGTGCTCAGTCTCATTCCTCCCGCTTTTTTcccgttttttctttttttttctttcgaTTGAGTTCCGCCTGAGCGTAGGTAGCGCAGCTCATCGaggcttttttttctgtgttcAGAGGGTGATGATTCTCGACCGCGATTGCTCGGAGTTCGGGAGGACTGGCGTCTGGGTCCAAGCGATCAGCCCCACTTGCGCGGTGATTCGCACAGACAACGCAGGCGAGGTCATGTGCGACCCGCGCCTTTTGGTCAACTACAACCCGCCGCCTGAAGACGACGAATAAAATAAGAAGGCGTCGCCGACACGCCTCATCGAATGCggaagagcgcgcggcggaacGGCCGTGCTGGTGGGCGGTAGGGAGCTCTGCGGTGAACTTTtcgcgaagaaaaaagacCTGAGTCGAGCTCGATGATGATGATGTGTTTGAGTTCTGCAGGGTTTGCTCACTCGAACCGCTCCATCACACTCGTTTTTCTCCGGTGCGTGAATCTTTCTGCCTGCCTGCTGAGCCAGCGGCGAGGGCTTGCCTCTCGGGGCACTTTTTTGCACTGCATGCACGAAAAcgtttctgtctctttcGATTTTGGAGATGCGCCCGTTCGAACGTCTTCATTTTCTTCGATGGCATCGAATTCCCGCGCTTCTttccgtctctcttctcccccctcccccccctccccctccctctgGCGACAAGCCTCACAAACCGCTTTTCCGCCGTCGTGCCTCTAACGTTTTTGGTCTCGTGCAGCTGGTTTCGATAGGGGGGCGTCCACAGATGCACGTTCGCCCTTGAGTGAAACGCGCAGTCGCAGCAGATGCACATAATTGACTGCGCTACATCGCCGCCTCACTGGACTCTTAAGACAGCAAATAGTCCTACATTTCACACACactatctatctatccatcTATCCAACTGTCTAcgtctatctatctatctattcaTGTC contains:
- a CDS encoding KOW motif domain-containing protein (encoded by transcript BESB_008710), which gives rise to MSDDEDRQASRRASGEEEEEEEAFSGSSSSEEEEEEERKSSRHGKKSKRKGGASSRRSRSKEGSKRKKRRGVNAFLDVEAQEGDDDEDEEGDDLFDYSDEAAQAARLAAQAAERRAGPREARGGPRRGGAGHLENAIDSLTRRYQDQTFEEGEEEEDDLDADAYAFEDPNENNLLPDITDPKLWMVKLNKTGVEREVCVSILNKSFQMQEKGHDCEIYSCYASDDLKGYIYVEAFSQYAIKEALQGLRLIRTYGEIKMVPLEEMTAVFNSVRSQTPYIPQRNDFVRVKRGLYANDIAQIHQVEEQGMVVTVRLIPRLDLNDVLDREKRGDFGRRGDMAALKRMGGVRAQKRFFDRDEVDARGGQVEQGVLPGTVRFAGMTFEESGYLLRRIAVRHLLVGSAAAPSLAEVTEFVQGQQGKEEEDLNELRRPLSSFLKRQRSAYRLGERVRIVGGELQGMRGKIGERRQDPEDDDDEESVEVILEDKTLGAIMLPTSHVVKDLQLGENVRAVGGVNAGHSGLITSIDFTKQTATVFSPSAGLEFTCGLESLTAAPDSGLGEEGLSSVRGFHLGDFVELTGGEKGVLVFIDKNQSSIRLLLPSNSTVAATAAQLASKRSTDLLTAQDEARATIEKGASVVISKQQGILPSFASAAPGGSYVGTTLGNLLGIPTTAVGGGLGAQNPQGPGGAGTGGVGLKGAHAKVLHVWKDRVFLKVIGRRENGGIIAVDAKHVRLSGTHAFRSNFPQDAFSRNAGQDPTHILGAGRGRALAMRGGLGGWGRGRGGGGGGFRRNPYLGKLVKIMKGRYRGLMATVRRVEQTELHVLLQMKEQELKIPKCDVQLIESGRDYQSFVGRMAAAPPPSLDGLPPLATGAPHAAGAAGASATGVGPVETSSLLGSVSASPARTRSLTPISSSTAFAPPSLSSHPSFARQMEKDGGQASCFFDATGGSAVGSVRRGSVASSFRIDDGSSADGALLTPRDDEAISNSSMSMSMTNMSISTASPGRKPPDWCCPGVEVCVTAGTGGYRGKIGVIGQILPQDDHLLCHVYIGDEDLIAIAAESLSPVIPSQPDPNKRVMILDRDCSEFGRTGVWVQAISPTCAVIRTDNAGEVMCDPRLLVNYNPPPEDDE